The Oryctolagus cuniculus chromosome 4, mOryCun1.1, whole genome shotgun sequence genomic sequence GTGCAAGGGCAACTGAAGACAGGAAAACAGAGCTCCAGTCCTAGACTGCCCGGGACATGTCATTGAGGAAACCTTAGAGCCCAGTGTTTATAAAGCCAGACACCAAAATAAGTCTTTCTCAGTTAGAAGCCAGTACGCCAAGCAGCACAGGTGGATCACCTGGGAGTTTTATTCTACTTTGGATAGAACTCAGGCTCCATCCCCAGAAATTCTGAACCCGCTAGTCCAGGGTGGAGGCTGAGCACTGGCATTTTGTAAAAGAGCTCCTTGGGATTTACAATGTGCCACCAGGGCTAAGGCCTCGGCAGTAAGCAGGGACCTTGGAAAGATTGGCCTTGTATTGTCCACTGTATCTCAGAACCCAAATCAGGACTTGGAGGCCGGTGCTCAGGATGCGTGGCAAGGAAATGCATACTGATCAAATGGAGGGCAGGAAGTCACAGCTGCCTACCCAATCAGAGCAAGGGCAGGAGTGCGACCGACTTTGAGCTGATTTCCTGAATGACTGACTTGCGTTTTTCCCAACTAtggacagcactggcccagaactGGAGCCTGTGGGTGCCCCCACAGTGGGAAGAGCTGCCCAACAGCCCATCACAATCCAGGGTCAGTGTGGGGAATCTCAAACAGGAATGAGCCTGATTGAAGATCTCTTGTCCACCACTTTCTGTTAACCACTTTCTATTGAAGAGGAGGGCggggggaaagaggagggagagctgGTTACTCACAGATGTGGGATGTGTGAGCACAAGGCGGCATCCATCCCACCttctccttctgccttcccaCCAACCCCATTCCACAAACTTACCAGAAAATCTTTCCTCCTACACCAAACCATACTGCAccccatttttaaaagttttttttttattttcatgttagttgaaaggcatagagagagacagaaatacagccagggctagaccatgtggaagccaggaacctggaattcaatccaggtctcccacatgagtcacAAAGATCCAACAgtctgagccatcactactgcctgccagggtgcatattaacaggaagttagaatccCAAgtgtaaccaggactcaaacccaggcactccagtgtgggatgcaggtgtcccaagtggcatcttacccactgccccaaatgcctacctGTCAATCACATTTTAAAGTGATGTAAGATTCTCCCATGTAGCTGCGCACCTCTCGCTGGCAAGAGGGCACATGCATGGCCAAAGGGGAAAAGCCACTCATCTCTAGCTTCCACAAAGAACTCAGGAGGCCGAGCCACGCCCCTGCAGAGACCATCAGCACTGCTGAGAATCTGTGACACTTGGCCCCTGAATTCTGGAGACCCATCATTAAAAATGGAGGGCCATTGTATTTGCTTCCCCCAGCCTATTGTGCTATTACTAAAGCTGTCTTCTAAACCTCACATAAACGTTCTGCCAGTTCACATGCAGTGGAAAACCTAGCGCTACAGGACTCCAACCCAACCCCCAGTCTTCCAGCATGCAGACCCCAGAATCTGTTGTCGCACGTGCAGAGAAGCCAGAATCTGGGAACCTGGAAAATAGAAACCAGGGCCCCTGTGGACCCAGAAGCAAGGGACAGCCTGGTGCCACCATCCGTCTCCCTTCAAGGAAAAcccctgctgtgtgcatggaggCAGAGCTGCAGGTGAAGCTAACAGAGAAGGCATAGAGGTTAATTTAAGGCTACAACTACAGGATGCAGAGATAATATGAGGTAGGGTAGGGGTTTAACAAGAGAGCAGGGTCGAGCTCATTGCTCTAACAAGGCCTTTTGAGGTCACCTAGACCCatagttttaaaactttttaaaagcagttggattgtgggttttggtttttggggttttttttgttttttgttttttgtttttttgtggttttttttgatATAAAATTCTTAAATGGAACTCCATCTAAGGTAGCACTACTCTGATCCAAGGGAGAGGAAGCAAGAGTTAGGGGTGGGCAGCTGGACTAGGAGCTGGAAACAGGCTTAGTCTACCTTCTAAGCCCAAAAGTCCCTGGGACACCCACCCAGAACGTTGAGGTTCTGAGTTTCACTTGCAAAAGTCAGTGATCCAGCCCAAACCGTCAATGCTATGAATGGGAAAACTGGGTAACTCCAGGGTCCCCAGTAAGTCAGAGGTGCCAATGCTGGCACtcaaccccactcccaccccaggtcTCTCCTCGCCCCCTCCCCTACGGTCAGGCACACCAGGGGAATCTTAGACGGAGCTGCGGAAGGAGAACTGCAGGTAGATAATCAGCAGCAGGACCGTGGCCCAAAACAAGCACCAGGGGATGGAGCAGAAGTTGCATCCCGAGCCTCCCTCGGCCTGTGGTTTGGTGGGACTGGGCGCCCGGGAGAAGGTGTAGGTGGTGGCCTCCTCCTCCAGCAGCTTCTCGCTGGGCTTCCAGTGCACGATGCCCTCCTGGCAGGCCTCGCAGAACTCGCCGCGGTGCCGCCGGTTGTCCTGGCGGCTGGCCACGTGGATGCGGTACTGGCCGCCCCGCTCGCCGTAGCACTGCTCGCGCAGGCTGGTGATGAGGTTGTCCACCAGGCCCTCGATGTTCTCCTCCAGCATACTCGACTCGTCCAGCCGCGCCGTGCCGCACTCATAGCACAGCTGCTTGAAAACACGCATGCGCACCGAGCCCGCCCGCTGGGCGCGGTCCAGGTGCATGTGGAAGAGGATGACCACGTGGGGCGACTGCCAGGTGTGCCAGCACCAGGAGCAGTGGAACCTgcgggcaggggaaggaggggtgggggaggtgtcGCCTCCCAGCGACAGTCCTCCCTGGGGAGGCCACAGAGGCGAGGCCTGGAAGTGGAGGCGGAGTGTTTACTGCCCTGTGGGTGCGTTagctccagcctcctcctggcgAGCACCCCTGGGACCCCAGCAGTCTCCTCAAGAGCCCGGCGTGGAGCCACCTGGCACCCAGCAGTGCCCGGAGCGGgcctcctgcagccctcccagGCTCAGCTTCCCGCAAGCCAGATGCACTCGGGACCGCACCTGGATAGTGCCCAGGGCCGCTTCCGGTCTGGGGTCCTCAGACAGGGAGTGCACAGAGCTTGGAGGTGGAGGCGGTGTGTTGACAGCCCCCTGGGTTCATTAGCTTTCCCTGGGAGGCCGCCTGGCCCGACCCGATGTGAGTGCCCTTGAGACTGGAGCCGGGAACCAGCCTCGCTCCGCTCCCTTCCTGCTTCCCAGAggcctctgctccctcctccccgcgCCTTAGGGCCTTGCCCGGGGTCCGTCTCTCTGGGCATCATTCCTCATCTTTAAGTGGTCACGGTGCTCTAGAGGAATCCTTCCTGTGAGTCTGATATCACCCGGGAGAAAACACCGCTGGGCCTGCATGTCAACAGTGACCGTGACCGGGCTGCATCCAGCCCAGGAGGAAATGACCCCTGGATCTGCCCCCGGCCAGTGCCAGACAGTGCCGCCTAAAACCTGGAAGAAGGCCACAGTTGCCCAGGCCTGACTGGAGCCAGCCAGGTCTGCGGGAGCCGCACGCCCTTCCCACTCAGCCCCTCAGCCTTTCGGGCCGTCACTAAGCTCTTTCGCTGGGTCAGCACTGCTGTCAGCTGATTCAGGACTTTCATGTTTCGCGTCTCTCATCTTTTTGTTTACTCACATCCTTTAGGAACTGCTTCCAGCTCTCAGAGTAGATTACAAAATGGATTGAAAACTGTCAGAACCAGAGGGACCTTGGAAATCACCCAATTCGTCTTTCGTTTCACTCTGAGAAGTAGAGCATAAGAGAGTCACCCTCGTGCACACAGCTAGTTAGAGGCAGGGCCAGTGCCCAGCACTTCACAGGTGCCCAGTGATGTTTCTCCAATGGAATTGCATTGAACAGGCTGAGAGGAACCAGCCACCTTGCTTCTGGCGCCCAGGCTGCAACACTAAGCCTCCAGCTGGCTGCAACTCCCTACTGCTTCCAGTCTGAGACAAGGACGAGGGACTGATGTCCCCGGGCCAAGTCTTTACAGCAGAATCCCCTGGACAAGGATGCTGGAAGGTCATCTCAGATGTTACTGTACATATGAATACAAATCACCTAGGAGTCCTCGTAAAAAGCAGGTTTGAATTCAGGCCTAGAGTGGCACCCAAGATTCTGCCTCTATTGCAAGGTGCAGGTGGTGCTAATTCTGCCACTCCATGAACCACAAGGCAAAGGTGTAGGCTAACTCCTCATTTTGCAAACGGAGAAAGAGGGTTCCAAGAAAGAAACTGAATCACTCAAGGGCCATGGAGCTAAGGGTAGTGCCAGTTTCTGGCACACCTCTTGTGTTCAGTATGTTTGACTAAAGGTAGCGAAATAGGTTTAAACTGAATCATCCCAGAACCGGAACACAGATCCTTTGGCCCCAAGCACCTCAAGCCTCTTGCCTctctattttcaattactttctaagagattttaaaatctgaaactaTGTAAAATGTCTGCGCTAAGGATTAATATATCCTACCTCTTTGTTTCccggggggaaactgaggctcagagagaaaaAGTTACACAGATGATCAGTGGGAGAGCAGAATTAAGCTGAGGTGTCCCAGCCCCCCTTAGGGACCCACCCTCTGCCTCCCGGTCTGCGCTCCCCTAACAGTGAGGACAAAGATAAGCACCTGGGTTCTCCATATCTCCATCTGTCCTTGGGAGGTGCCTACAGCTAGGTACCCAGGGGCTGTCTGCAGGGCCCCCACTTTCTGGCTACTCACCTGCCGGAGGCATGCAATTCCAAGTACTGCTTCCAGCCAGGAGCAAGCACGTTGTGCTTGAGGTTGGGGTCTATGATGAGGTCCCAGCTGTCTGCTGGCTTCGCTTCCTCCATCTTCTCGTAGAACACTTTCTTCCATTCACCTGTGGTCACACTTTTACACATGGTCTCGTCGGGGGTGAGGGAGGGCAAGCTGCACCTTAGCGAGAGCACAGAGaaggagggcaggtgcagggcagggcagcgCAGTCTCCACGGTCTAAAAATCCTCATCGACAGGACTAGGAGGAAGCAGGACCCAGCTCCCTCCTTTGTCCGCAGTGGAACCTGTTTCCACGGCAACCAGGCGAGGTGCCAGGAGACCGAGCTTGGGGAGGAGGGAGTCTCCAAAGGGGTATCTCAGGGCCTTGAACTCTGGTGATGGAGGCAGGTTTCTGGGTCTGGCTGATCCGAGATAGAGTGGGGAATCTGATGAGAGACTGAGCTTCTGACCATCTCACCCAGGCCTACAAAGGGCACGGAGAAGTGAGGACTTGGGAGCAGGCTCAATTTCACCTTGCATCCCTCTGGAGACATCATCAACATCTGGCTACTATGGAAACCATGATGCCTTAGGGAGTCAAGGAGAAATAAGGGGTGGAGAGATGTACACTCGTTAGTAGACAGCAAAAATAATAGACTCTCCCTCTGCACCCTCCTGTCTTTTGACCAGGCCTTTGCCATGTTCTAAACACAGTTGGAGATATCTTAAACCACAATTACTTGTTGCCGCTGTACAGATCAGGAGCTCGAGACTTACCTAGACTACAGAAAGCAAAGCTCATATCCAAATCCAACCTGTTGACCCCATACcaatccattcattcactcatttcaaTCATATTCATGGGTCAGGCTCCGTGCCAGGGACTTGTAACTGGGCATGTACCCAGTGAGCATAATGCCGTGGGATCTCTTCTGTAATGGCCATGAACAAGAGCAGGCACTTGTATGCAAAGATGGGAGCCATTGCATCAGCCAGGCGATGGTAGACAGGATGATTTCCAAATTGATTACAGAAGAGCAGAAAAGGAGCACTGGCCACATGCAAAACAGCCTTTACTGCAGATGCCTCT encodes the following:
- the LOC100353443 gene encoding receptor-transporting protein 1, whose amino-acid sequence is MRIFRPWRLRCPALHLPSFSVLSLRCSLPSLTPDETMCKSVTTGEWKKVFYEKMEEAKPADSWDLIIDPNLKHNVLAPGWKQYLELHASGRFHCSWCWHTWQSPHVVILFHMHLDRAQRAGSVRMRVFKQLCYECGTARLDESSMLEENIEGLVDNLITSLREQCYGERGGQYRIHVASRQDNRRHRGEFCEACQEGIVHWKPSEKLLEEEATTYTFSRAPSPTKPQAEGGSGCNFCSIPWCLFWATVLLLIIYLQFSFRSSV